CGGGAGACAGGGAGCTTTTTCTGGCTAACCTGAAAAAACTCGCCCACCTCGGCTTCATGGGGCTGAACATCCCGGAGAGCTACGGGGGGGCCGAAGCCGGTGCGGTCGCCTTCAGCGTCGCGGTCACAGAGATTGCCCGCGCCTGCGCCTCGACGGCGGTCACCCTTTCGGTCAACAACATGGTTTGCGAGGTCATTGCGGCCATGGGGACGGAGGAGCAGCGCCGGCGCTACCTGCCGCGCATCTGTTCCGGCGAGTATTCTGCTGCGAGCTTCGCCCTTTCCGAACCGGGAGCGGGCTCCGACGCCGCCGCCATATCGACGGAGGCGGTTCCCACAGCAGACGGCTACGTCCTTAACGGTGCAAAGGTTTTCATCACCAGCGCTCCGTATGCCGGCGTTTTCCTCGTGTGGGCAGTGACGGACAAGGCAGCTCCGAAAGGGAAGGGGATCACCTGCTTTCTCGTGGAGGCGGGAACCCCCGGGCTGGTGGTGGGGAAGGAAGAGCACAAGATGGGGCAGAAGGCGTCGGCGACGTGCGAGGTGCTCTTGAAGGAGTGCCGGGTGCCGGCTGACGCGGTTCTTGGTACCGTGAATGACGGCTACCGCATTGCCGTCGGCGAACTGGCCGGCGGCCGCATCGGCATCGGCTCGTTGGCACTCGGCGTGGGGCTGGCCGCAATGGAGTATGCCACGCGGTACGCCGCGCAGCGGGTGCAGTTCGGCCAGAAGCTCACGTCGTTCCAGTCGCTGCAGTGGAAGATCGCGGAAGCGTACACGGAGCTTGAGGCGGCGCGCCTCCTGCTCATGCAGGCGGCATTTCGCAAGGAGCAAGGGAGGAGCTTTTTCAAGGAAGCCTCCATGGCGAAGATGTACGCGAGCGAAGCGGCGAACCGCGCCTGTTACAGCGCCATCCAGATGCTCGGGGGATACGGGTACATCCAGGACTTCCCGGTGGAGCGATACGCGAGGGACGTGCGGGTAACATCCATCTACGAAGGGACGAACGAGATCCAGCGGCTCATCATCGCCCGCGAGATCGTGCGGGGGTTCGAGGGATAGCGGAGGGTACAAGCCGCCGTGTAATCCACGGTCCCGCGAACGGTCGACACTGGTCCGACTGGTCCGACTGGTCTGACTCGCCGGGAACGCCTGCGGCTTATCCCGGCCTACGGTGGACGCTATGTGGTCGATGTGAATGTAGGCCGGAATAAGCGAAGCGTTTCCGGCGGTCCATCGTGCTGACGGGCAGCGGCCTGCCGGGAACGCCTGGCGGCTTATCCCGGCCTAACATGACGCCGCCATCGGCCGGTTGCACCGTGCCTGTTGCTGTCTGCCATCCTGTTCATGATACTATAGGAGGTAACGATGGTTTTCAGGTAGTATGAGCGCATTGGGGTGAGACCTATGAATCGCCATCCCCTCAGCAGAAGTCTCTCTCTTTTCTTTCCCCTTCTCCTCTTCATTTGCTTCCTCCCCCCCTTTTCGCCTGCCTTTGCACAACCGC
The DNA window shown above is from Geomonas sp. RF6 and carries:
- a CDS encoding acyl-CoA dehydrogenase family protein, with product MNLDLTEEQKLIQETAREFARAELQPVAARLDESGDRELFLANLKKLAHLGFMGLNIPESYGGAEAGAVAFSVAVTEIARACASTAVTLSVNNMVCEVIAAMGTEEQRRRYLPRICSGEYSAASFALSEPGAGSDAAAISTEAVPTADGYVLNGAKVFITSAPYAGVFLVWAVTDKAAPKGKGITCFLVEAGTPGLVVGKEEHKMGQKASATCEVLLKECRVPADAVLGTVNDGYRIAVGELAGGRIGIGSLALGVGLAAMEYATRYAAQRVQFGQKLTSFQSLQWKIAEAYTELEAARLLLMQAAFRKEQGRSFFKEASMAKMYASEAANRACYSAIQMLGGYGYIQDFPVERYARDVRVTSIYEGTNEIQRLIIAREIVRGFEG